The following proteins are co-located in the Sporosarcina pasteurii genome:
- a CDS encoding cytochrome c biogenesis CcdA family protein, which produces MFADLNLFLAFGAGFLNFISPCTLPLYPAFISYITGMSLDEINSDKRKIRKSGMIHTLVFLIGFSVIFIFLGYSSSLVGTFFYQYQDLLRQVGAIFIVVFGLMILGFFTPEFLMKERKLQFKNRPTGYFGTFLIGLAFAAGWTPCTGPITGAVFMMAAQNPGAGVWYMLAYVLGFAIPFFILSIFISRVKWIQKHNRKITKFGGYLMIGLGILLFFDGLRLIITWISPFFGGFMGF; this is translated from the coding sequence ATGTTTGCAGATTTGAATTTGTTTCTTGCCTTTGGTGCTGGTTTTTTAAACTTCATATCCCCATGCACACTGCCGTTATACCCAGCCTTTATATCTTACATAACGGGAATGTCACTTGATGAAATTAATTCGGATAAAAGAAAAATTAGGAAAAGCGGAATGATACATACCCTTGTTTTCTTAATTGGTTTTTCAGTTATCTTTATTTTTCTTGGGTATAGTTCGTCACTTGTTGGTACATTTTTTTATCAATACCAAGATCTTCTACGTCAAGTAGGCGCTATTTTCATTGTTGTTTTTGGTCTGATGATTTTGGGTTTCTTTACGCCTGAATTTCTAATGAAAGAGAGAAAATTACAGTTTAAGAACCGTCCCACGGGCTATTTCGGTACATTCCTTATCGGGCTTGCGTTTGCAGCAGGTTGGACACCTTGTACAGGGCCAATCACAGGAGCAGTTTTTATGATGGCCGCACAAAATCCGGGGGCGGGGGTATGGTATATGCTTGCCTACGTTTTAGGGTTCGCAATTCCATTTTTCATCCTCTCAATTTTCATTAGCCGTGTTAAATGGATTCAAAAACATAACCGTAAAATAACAAAGTTTGGAGGCTATCTAATGATTGGTCTGGGTATTCTCCTGTTCTTCGATGGGTTAAGATTAATAATTACTTGGATTAGTCCATTCTTTGGCGGATTTATGGGGTTCTAG
- a CDS encoding sulfite exporter TauE/SafE family protein — MYGFMSKISQTITEPVTLLINSFEQYPLVVALLLGLIGAVAPCQLTGNMSAITLYGNRTIQMKDNMDEIFAFMLGKVVVFSSLGLFVWFFGESFETSLTAYFPLLRKVIGPLIIITGLVLIGILKLKFLQKLTMRIPMRLQNGKLGSFMLGASFSLAFCPTMFVLFFIWLMPMVVTTSYGFVLPAVFGMGTSLPLIVLFLLIWLFDAKRLVMKRSMKTGRIVQRLAGIILIFIGIVDTITYWGI, encoded by the coding sequence ATGTATGGATTTATGTCAAAAATCAGTCAAACAATAACTGAACCTGTAACCCTTCTTATAAATTCATTTGAACAATATCCACTTGTGGTTGCACTTCTTTTGGGCTTGATTGGTGCAGTTGCTCCTTGCCAGCTTACAGGAAATATGAGTGCAATTACTTTATATGGAAACCGTACAATTCAGATGAAAGATAATATGGATGAAATCTTCGCTTTTATGCTTGGTAAAGTAGTGGTGTTTAGTTCACTTGGACTATTCGTTTGGTTTTTTGGAGAATCATTCGAAACTTCGCTAACAGCCTACTTTCCATTACTACGTAAAGTGATTGGCCCACTTATAATCATTACAGGACTTGTTTTGATTGGAATTCTGAAGCTGAAATTCCTGCAAAAATTAACGATGCGTATTCCGATGCGCTTACAGAATGGAAAATTAGGTTCATTTATGTTGGGCGCAAGTTTTTCTCTAGCTTTTTGTCCAACAATGTTTGTACTTTTCTTTATCTGGCTAATGCCGATGGTAGTAACGACTTCATATGGCTTTGTATTGCCAGCTGTTTTTGGGATGGGAACATCACTTCCACTCATTGTCCTATTTTTATTAATATGGCTCTTTGATGCGAAACGACTTGTTATGAAGAGAAGTATGAAGACTGGTAGAATCGTACAACGTTTGGCAGGTATTATTCTTATCTTTATAGGGATTGTTGATACCATCACTTATTGGGGAATTTGA
- a CDS encoding F510_1955 family glycosylhydrolase, whose amino-acid sequence MMKITKFVAGLLVLLVILSACSKDNKPYAFEKVKNSKFEHIHGLGYINGGPEFVLSTHHGLYEYGEAGWKEANSEKHDYMGFQAVREGFFTSGHPEQGSDYKNPLGLVKSTDRGASFEKLVFYGEIDFHYLAAGYDSNAIYVLNEMPTKELAGGLHYTLDEGTTWHEASMNNFNSEFISNLAAHPSQEELIAIGSKDGLFISRDYGENFELLNDDEMVLSVTVTENGMYYSSYENETTELKLFTFENNQEMKIKLPNEKVSPIVMIAVNPENEKEIVIATFNNDIYLTKDEGANWKVLAENSELKK is encoded by the coding sequence ATGATGAAAATAACGAAATTTGTTGCTGGATTGTTAGTTTTGCTCGTCATTCTGTCGGCTTGTAGTAAAGATAATAAACCGTATGCGTTCGAAAAAGTAAAAAACAGTAAATTTGAACACATACATGGCTTGGGATATATAAACGGAGGACCGGAATTTGTACTTTCTACTCATCATGGACTTTACGAATATGGTGAAGCAGGTTGGAAAGAAGCAAATAGTGAAAAGCATGATTATATGGGTTTCCAAGCTGTACGTGAAGGTTTTTTCACTAGCGGGCATCCTGAACAAGGATCTGACTATAAAAATCCGCTGGGTCTTGTTAAAAGTACAGATCGGGGTGCTAGTTTTGAAAAACTAGTGTTCTATGGAGAAATTGATTTTCATTATCTCGCGGCGGGCTATGATTCGAACGCTATCTATGTACTAAATGAAATGCCAACAAAAGAATTGGCTGGTGGCCTACATTATACTTTAGATGAAGGAACCACTTGGCATGAGGCTTCTATGAATAATTTCAACTCGGAATTCATTTCAAATCTGGCTGCTCATCCATCACAAGAAGAGCTGATTGCCATTGGAAGCAAAGACGGCCTATTTATTTCGAGGGACTATGGAGAGAACTTTGAACTTTTGAATGATGATGAAATGGTGCTTTCTGTAACTGTAACTGAAAATGGAATGTACTATTCTAGCTATGAAAATGAAACGACAGAACTCAAGTTGTTTACATTTGAGAACAATCAAGAAATGAAAATTAAACTTCCAAATGAAAAAGTGAGCCCAATTGTTATGATTGCGGTTAATCCGGAAAATGAGAAAGAGATTGTCATCGCTACGTTTAACAATGATATTTATTTAACAAAAGATGAAGGGGCTAATTGGAAGGTACTTGCAGAAAACAGCGAGTTGAAGAAATAA
- a CDS encoding response regulator transcription factor has protein sequence MRTVLLIDDEQRMLDLIELFLIPHGFRCIKETNGKEALDTLKNENVSLVLLDIMMPEMDGWEVCEKIREFSDVPVIMLTARSDKLDLVKGLDSGADDYITKPFDERELLARVNAMLRRFPDEEEKTEMVMHGDFKLDKETYSLHFRELKVPLTLKEFYIIEALLSRPTKTYTREQLLNAAWDYNTYTDIRTVDSHIRNLRDKLKTAGFPIDEFLKTVWGIGYKWG, from the coding sequence ATGAGAACAGTCTTACTCATTGACGATGAGCAAAGGATGCTAGACCTCATCGAGCTATTTCTAATTCCCCATGGTTTCAGATGTATTAAAGAAACAAACGGGAAAGAAGCGTTGGATACATTAAAGAATGAGAATGTTAGTCTTGTGCTTTTAGATATTATGATGCCCGAAATGGATGGTTGGGAAGTATGTGAAAAAATCCGTGAGTTTTCCGATGTCCCAGTCATTATGTTAACAGCGAGAAGTGACAAGCTTGACCTAGTGAAAGGGCTAGATAGTGGTGCTGATGATTACATTACGAAACCTTTTGATGAGCGAGAGTTGTTGGCAAGGGTAAATGCAATGTTACGTCGTTTCCCTGATGAAGAGGAAAAGACAGAAATGGTTATGCATGGTGACTTTAAGCTAGATAAAGAAACATATTCATTACATTTTAGAGAATTGAAAGTACCACTAACACTAAAAGAATTTTATATTATTGAAGCTCTACTTTCTCGGCCAACAAAGACTTATACACGAGAACAGTTATTAAATGCTGCATGGGACTATAACACCTATACAGACATCAGAACTGTGGACTCGCATATTCGGAATTTGAGAGATAAATTAAAAACGGCTGGATTTCCTATTGATGAATTTTTAAAAACAGTATGGGGAATCGGATATAAATGGGGCTAA
- a CDS encoding sensor histidine kinase, whose protein sequence is MNRISTKLTSYFFIAVLIMEISLISYLHHNIVHARIDEEFSRLLATGSNHRDVLIEYYSDTTMKHIVLMEKDEEREVIITDKQGNIIQSSVENIESVEKYIPKGTANNLESDTILASDWEGLPYIISGHPYKVDSGHSGYIIMFQSTRPIEQLVGKLNMYFGLAGVTSIVALFIIYVALSKFLTRPLIRMKEATEKLSEGDFNVSLPFIGNDELGELSGSIQKLSNDLERLKTERNEFLASIAHELGTPLTYLIGYSKVAMRPGVDEKDRKHYLAIIAEESERMKELVKNLLDLAKMDENTFTVSKEYFMARPFLEEILRLVGPSFKLKKLRLELICDDEIKIYADPLRLEQIILNLLDNALKYSVEESVVTIKILNKGEKTAISVQDFGIGIPTREIEFIFEKLYRVEKSRSRTSGGSGIGLAIVKELVEAHDGSIEVESNLGNGSTFTIFI, encoded by the coding sequence GTGAACAGAATCTCTACTAAGCTAACATCTTACTTTTTCATTGCTGTACTCATCATGGAGATTTCCCTTATTTCATATCTCCATCACAATATCGTACATGCGAGGATTGACGAAGAGTTCTCGAGATTATTGGCAACCGGTTCAAATCATCGGGATGTTCTTATCGAATATTATTCAGATACAACGATGAAACACATTGTGTTGATGGAAAAAGACGAAGAGCGGGAAGTCATTATTACAGACAAACAAGGAAATATTATCCAAAGTTCAGTTGAAAATATAGAAAGCGTTGAAAAATATATTCCAAAAGGAACAGCTAACAATCTTGAGTCCGACACAATTTTAGCGTCAGATTGGGAAGGGCTTCCATATATCATTAGCGGACATCCATATAAAGTAGATTCGGGACATTCAGGTTATATCATCATGTTTCAAAGTACTAGGCCGATCGAACAGTTAGTTGGGAAGTTGAACATGTATTTTGGTTTGGCAGGTGTGACAAGTATCGTTGCATTATTTATTATTTACGTGGCACTATCTAAATTCCTTACGCGTCCATTAATCCGGATGAAGGAAGCAACAGAGAAATTGAGTGAAGGAGATTTCAATGTGAGCCTTCCATTCATTGGAAATGACGAACTTGGTGAATTGTCAGGTTCTATTCAAAAGCTATCGAACGATTTGGAGAGATTAAAAACGGAACGAAACGAGTTCTTAGCTTCGATTGCACATGAATTAGGTACGCCGTTGACATACCTTATTGGCTATTCGAAAGTGGCTATGAGACCTGGAGTAGATGAGAAGGATCGTAAGCATTATCTTGCAATTATTGCGGAAGAGTCAGAGCGGATGAAAGAACTTGTTAAAAACTTATTGGATTTGGCGAAAATGGATGAAAATACATTCACCGTTTCAAAGGAATATTTTATGGCTCGACCATTCTTAGAGGAAATCCTTAGGCTCGTTGGACCTTCTTTTAAACTGAAGAAACTTAGATTGGAATTAATTTGTGATGATGAAATCAAAATTTATGCAGATCCATTGAGATTGGAACAAATCATATTGAATTTACTTGATAATGCTTTGAAATATTCAGTAGAGGAATCGGTTGTGACAATAAAGATTCTTAATAAAGGAGAGAAAACAGCTATTTCCGTTCAGGATTTTGGGATTGGTATCCCAACTAGAGAAATAGAGTTCATTTTTGAAAAACTTTATCGGGTAGAAAAGTCACGCTCGCGTACATCCGGGGGATCTGGCATTGGTTTAGCTATCGTAAAAGAATTAGTAGAAGCACACGACGGGAGTATTGAAGTGGAAAGCAACTTGGGAAATGGAAGCACGTTTACCATTTTTATTTGA
- the resA gene encoding thiol-disulfide oxidoreductase ResA has protein sequence MNNKRKGRFIMRLVVLLLLTSAIIFTIYNSVTKEKHGILQVGDNAPDFALVDLDGESHRLSDYRGQGVFLNFWGTWCAPCKREMPAMGRQYTVYKDKGVQILAVNIAESDLKVRRFAEQYGMNFPTLIDKNKGVMQAYNIKPLPTTLLIDPEGKIIKIITGEMSEEDIQGYMEQIMPG, from the coding sequence TTGAATAATAAAAGGAAGGGCCGCTTCATTATGCGGTTAGTTGTCTTGCTGTTACTGACAAGTGCTATAATATTTACAATATACAACAGCGTAACAAAAGAAAAGCATGGAATATTACAGGTTGGAGATAATGCTCCAGATTTCGCGTTGGTGGATTTAGATGGTGAAAGTCATCGCCTCTCCGATTATAGGGGTCAGGGCGTCTTCTTAAACTTTTGGGGGACTTGGTGTGCGCCGTGTAAAAGGGAAATGCCTGCGATGGGAAGGCAATACACAGTTTACAAAGATAAAGGCGTCCAAATATTAGCTGTTAATATCGCAGAGTCCGACCTAAAAGTTCGAAGATTTGCCGAACAATATGGAATGAACTTCCCCACCCTCATTGACAAAAATAAAGGTGTAATGCAGGCATATAACATTAAACCACTGCCCACCACTCTTCTTATTGATCCAGAAGGCAAAATTATTAAGATAATAACTGGGGAAATGTCAGAAGAAGATATTCAAGGATACATGGAGCAAATAATGCCCGGTTGA
- a CDS encoding topoisomerase: MIKKAVISGIIFCSILLVGCNGEKEEASELVLTDSEQEVVVGDQGDAELLTELQNEIIVAITERTEIDSESIAITLGGNIKEMSVSVGFPKNVKVDDTMIQQIVEDSIKKVSEAENVTISEENITIKIEKY; the protein is encoded by the coding sequence GTGATAAAAAAAGCTGTAATTTCAGGAATTATATTTTGTTCAATCTTGTTAGTTGGGTGTAATGGAGAGAAAGAAGAAGCATCAGAATTAGTATTGACCGATAGCGAGCAGGAAGTAGTAGTTGGTGATCAGGGAGATGCTGAATTATTAACAGAATTACAAAATGAAATAATAGTAGCTATTACAGAACGAACAGAAATTGATAGTGAATCAATAGCAATAACATTAGGTGGTAATATTAAAGAAATGTCTGTATCAGTAGGTTTCCCAAAGAATGTAAAAGTTGATGATACGATGATCCAACAAATAGTTGAGGATTCTATAAAGAAAGTATCTGAAGCAGAAAACGTAACAATTAGCGAAGAAAATATAACAATAAAAATCGAGAAATACTAA
- a CDS encoding helix-turn-helix transcriptional regulator has protein sequence MSYKYHENAIQRSLNFIEQHLTDELQINLLAEHVGYSRFHFQRIFQKIIGKSIAEYIRERRMTQSARELITTDQRVIDIAITYQFNSQESFTRAFKKVYDMTPGDYRKLLRKLVSKGELILSTKDNAPNGWIMTGESPFDYETGLDNSVVHSGNYSAYLKSKDEKARSFATLMQQIKSDKYRGERVRFSAFVKSTDIKESAGLWMRVDHSSGEVLAFDNMMNRPIKGTNEWNHFSVVLDIPIKSEVIAFGVLLNGSGQIWMDKLGFEVVDDSVPVTEQSPTEGLSNEPVNLNFEDNTTAR, from the coding sequence ATGTCTTATAAATACCATGAAAATGCTATTCAAAGATCATTAAATTTTATTGAACAACATCTGACTGATGAATTGCAGATCAACCTTTTGGCTGAACATGTTGGTTATTCGAGATTTCATTTTCAACGTATTTTCCAAAAGATTATTGGAAAATCAATTGCTGAATATATAAGAGAACGGCGAATGACCCAAAGTGCGAGAGAGTTAATTACTACGGATCAAAGAGTGATTGACATAGCTATAACCTATCAATTTAATTCGCAGGAATCTTTTACAAGAGCCTTTAAGAAAGTTTACGACATGACACCAGGAGATTATCGGAAACTGCTTAGAAAATTAGTTAGCAAAGGAGAGTTAATTTTGAGTACAAAGGATAACGCACCTAACGGTTGGATTATGACGGGGGAATCGCCATTTGATTATGAAACTGGTTTAGACAACAGTGTTGTACATAGTGGTAATTACTCGGCATATTTGAAATCAAAGGATGAAAAAGCAAGAAGTTTTGCGACATTGATGCAACAAATTAAGTCAGATAAATATCGGGGAGAACGAGTTCGATTTTCCGCATTTGTGAAGAGTACAGATATTAAAGAAAGTGCCGGTTTGTGGATGCGTGTCGATCATTCTTCTGGTGAAGTCCTTGCCTTTGATAATATGATGAATCGTCCAATCAAAGGAACAAACGAATGGAATCATTTCAGTGTTGTATTGGATATACCAATAAAAAGTGAAGTAATAGCATTTGGTGTGTTGTTAAATGGATCTGGTCAAATTTGGATGGACAAACTTGGTTTTGAAGTTGTAGACGATAGTGTCCCAGTGACAGAACAAAGCCCCACAGAAGGTTTATCTAATGAACCTGTAAATTTAAATTTTGAAGATAATACTACTGCCAGGTGA
- a CDS encoding AAA family ATPase, giving the protein MITNDIIEWVKKQPYWQKVIAKKILSNDRITDQRLDEIFQIFKRENKLCTGEFEKEELNFSVNKTASNIPNIRWKGLASVHGVNAIRNGENLPIGDKVTLVYGKNGSGKSSYTRLLNNIFISRGDKNIMPNLYSDTTEMPKTKIVFENESGDIEELKYPDDKGHAYNKRITVFDSYSAIHDLTKETELSFSPTEFKFFDDFLLYIEKINSKFEEEISTKNLRNDFIKSFDKETSIKQAVSNLGSRSDIDQFKEIIKVSKEDITTNEQNTVRKAELQSMNIDVKKGEYNQLISNLEKCKDTIIMLNHKFSSLRLSNTKLLIEKRNEYKLISSEEGLSQFKNDNIYNLGSPEWKQFIRAAQNYYQTVERKIDYCIFCKQNIDGIMLVEKYWKYLKSDAETNLITKESEIEKIKKDFSSIECTIFTKESKLDEWLKEYQPKLYENLVDGETGFKNLRQKLVQSLESCEWDDCINTYEFNLEKIDSAIKYISTKILELNSESIQDEIEKLQAVENEYFDKLKAEKLLSDIEKFVLDSKWLELAKNCKIMTRPITLIQNQLFSKYVTGEYVKVFNEECKKLKAEFSAEIKQRGSKGATLNKLTVKGKRPSDILSEGEQRSIAIANFLAETSIHNNNICIIFDDPVSSLDYKRREVIANRLIEEAHQKQVVILTHDLTFLLALQNKCEEQGIEHLTTTIRKIQTTTGIVEDSIPWIGMPVRSRIAHLKNKLQKLTSNYNKITPDQPGSIKEYEEGAKFWCEQLRETWERCIEEILFNDSVQRFSPAIHTQRLKKAPFTTELYTEIEKGMAESSNWVHDRASGLGEETPEPEVLKKYLDDCEAFIKKNRPK; this is encoded by the coding sequence GTGATAACTAATGATATTATTGAATGGGTAAAAAAACAGCCTTATTGGCAAAAGGTAATAGCAAAAAAGATATTAAGCAACGATCGAATTACTGATCAACGATTGGACGAAATTTTTCAGATCTTTAAAAGGGAAAATAAATTATGTACTGGAGAATTTGAAAAAGAAGAGCTGAATTTTTCCGTTAACAAAACTGCCAGCAATATACCAAATATAAGATGGAAGGGCTTGGCAAGTGTACATGGAGTAAATGCAATAAGAAATGGGGAGAATTTGCCGATAGGTGATAAAGTCACTCTGGTTTATGGGAAAAATGGAAGTGGAAAATCAAGTTATACTAGGTTGTTAAACAACATATTTATCTCCAGAGGCGATAAAAATATAATGCCGAATCTATACAGTGACACTACTGAAATGCCTAAAACGAAAATTGTTTTTGAGAATGAAAGTGGGGATATAGAGGAACTAAAATACCCAGACGATAAAGGGCATGCTTATAACAAGAGAATTACGGTGTTCGATTCCTATAGTGCTATACATGATTTAACAAAGGAAACTGAATTATCATTTTCACCAACTGAATTTAAGTTTTTTGACGACTTTCTATTATACATTGAAAAAATCAATAGTAAATTTGAAGAGGAAATTTCCACAAAAAATTTACGAAATGATTTTATCAAGTCTTTTGATAAGGAAACTTCTATAAAGCAAGCAGTATCTAACCTTGGTAGTAGGTCAGATATTGACCAATTTAAAGAGATTATTAAAGTTTCCAAAGAAGATATAACGACAAATGAACAGAATACAGTGCGTAAAGCCGAGTTACAATCAATGAATATAGATGTTAAGAAAGGTGAGTACAATCAATTAATATCTAATCTAGAGAAATGCAAAGATACTATTATTATGCTTAATCATAAATTTAGTTCATTGAGATTATCGAATACTAAATTATTGATTGAAAAAAGAAACGAATATAAACTTATTTCTTCAGAGGAAGGACTTTCTCAATTTAAAAATGATAATATATATAATTTGGGTTCTCCGGAATGGAAACAATTCATTAGGGCTGCTCAAAACTATTATCAAACCGTCGAACGAAAAATTGATTATTGCATTTTTTGTAAGCAGAATATAGATGGAATTATGTTGGTCGAAAAGTATTGGAAGTACTTAAAAAGTGATGCAGAAACGAATCTTATTACTAAGGAAAGTGAAATCGAAAAAATAAAAAAAGATTTCTCTAGCATAGAATGTACTATTTTTACTAAGGAGTCCAAACTAGATGAGTGGCTTAAAGAATATCAACCTAAACTTTACGAAAATCTTGTTGATGGGGAAACCGGATTTAAGAACTTACGCCAAAAACTAGTGCAATCACTTGAATCCTGTGAATGGGATGACTGCATCAATACGTATGAATTCAATTTAGAAAAAATAGATTCAGCAATCAAATATATTTCCACAAAAATATTAGAATTGAACTCTGAAAGTATACAAGATGAGATTGAAAAACTTCAGGCAGTGGAAAATGAATATTTTGATAAACTAAAAGCCGAGAAGTTATTATCAGATATCGAAAAGTTTGTGTTGGATAGTAAATGGCTTGAATTAGCTAAAAATTGTAAAATCATGACCCGCCCAATAACTCTTATTCAAAATCAATTATTTTCAAAATATGTAACGGGTGAATATGTAAAGGTATTTAATGAAGAGTGTAAAAAACTGAAAGCAGAATTTTCGGCAGAAATTAAACAAAGGGGAAGTAAAGGAGCTACTTTAAATAAGTTAACAGTCAAAGGAAAGAGGCCCTCGGATATATTGAGCGAAGGTGAGCAAAGATCCATAGCTATAGCAAACTTTTTAGCGGAAACATCTATACATAACAATAACATTTGTATAATATTTGATGATCCAGTCTCTTCTTTAGATTATAAACGAAGAGAAGTTATTGCTAATCGATTAATAGAAGAAGCTCATCAAAAACAGGTAGTAATCCTTACGCATGATCTAACATTCTTATTGGCTCTTCAAAACAAATGTGAAGAACAGGGGATAGAACATCTAACCACAACTATAAGGAAAATTCAAACAACAACTGGTATAGTTGAAGATTCTATACCATGGATAGGTATGCCTGTGAGAAGCAGAATAGCTCATTTGAAAAATAAGTTACAAAAACTTACATCTAATTACAACAAGATCACACCAGATCAGCCTGGAAGTATAAAAGAATATGAAGAAGGGGCTAAATTTTGGTGCGAACAATTAAGAGAGACCTGGGAGAGATGTATTGAAGAGATTCTATTTAACGACTCTGTTCAGAGATTTAGCCCTGCTATACACACTCAAAGATTGAAAAAGGCACCTTTTACTACGGAGCTTTATACGGAAATTGAAAAGGGGATGGCGGAATCTTCTAACTGGGTCCATGATAGGGCCTCTGGATTAGGTGAAGAAACACCTGAGCCAGAAGTGTTGAAAAAATATCTTGACGACTGTGAGGCATTTATTAAGAAAAACAGACCAAAATAA
- a CDS encoding recombinase family protein, which translates to MRLALANDSYTKTGQYENNDTHRHKSLKAAILVRVSTSREEQKSSLENQRKLFTQVCAENGWEIYEFYQEVESGTRSNRKGLDQLINDAKEQKFDLILAKELSRLARNVPLAYQLKEILTKHKIHLKTLDGAIDTLNGDLDKFGLYAWIYEQESQKTSNRIKHTYRTKAKEGQFNGSIPPLGYYVKDKKLFIKDDFTPDIVRRIFREYLEGKGFDAVARGLYNEGIPTPAQISNKSNASDKWHGSTVRGILTNPHYVGALVQCRDTRPSVTDSRQLVPSSEFVIVKETHDAIISLETFNAVQDLIISRKRIRPQQNINLFTNIAFCVDCGRGLHFKKNRKGYVCGNYNKHGSKACSEHFIKEKELEKIILEDIRGIANKLNLKDVKDSIARKVRKVSNSTKTRLVKVEKDIADLNSDKVRLTKLLAQSNITIEDYRLTIDSIDQQLNTLLSEKYELKKSNSKSEDTTPADIAQVKKMLNHFLQFNELTREMLNRLVDRIEIKEDGSPKIFYRFSNELR; encoded by the coding sequence ATGAGATTAGCATTAGCCAATGATTCATATACAAAAACTGGACAGTATGAGAACAATGATACCCATAGGCACAAGTCATTAAAAGCTGCCATTCTAGTTCGTGTATCCACTAGTAGAGAGGAGCAAAAATCCTCTCTTGAAAACCAAAGAAAATTATTCACACAAGTGTGCGCGGAGAATGGATGGGAAATATATGAATTTTATCAAGAGGTTGAATCGGGAACACGATCTAATCGAAAAGGACTTGATCAACTGATTAACGATGCCAAAGAACAAAAGTTCGATTTGATTTTGGCGAAGGAGTTGTCTCGCCTTGCGCGAAATGTCCCTCTTGCTTATCAATTGAAAGAGATTTTAACCAAGCATAAGATTCACCTAAAAACGCTTGATGGTGCAATTGATACTTTGAATGGGGACTTAGATAAGTTCGGTTTATATGCGTGGATTTATGAGCAAGAATCACAAAAAACCAGCAATAGGATTAAACATACCTATCGAACTAAAGCAAAAGAAGGTCAATTCAACGGTTCTATACCGCCTCTTGGGTATTATGTCAAAGATAAAAAGCTATTTATTAAAGATGATTTTACCCCTGATATTGTTAGACGAATATTTCGGGAATATCTTGAGGGTAAGGGCTTTGATGCCGTTGCCAGAGGGTTGTATAACGAAGGAATACCTACACCTGCACAAATTAGTAACAAATCTAATGCAAGTGATAAGTGGCACGGCTCTACAGTAAGGGGGATTTTAACAAATCCTCATTACGTTGGAGCCTTGGTTCAATGTCGTGACACAAGACCATCAGTGACAGATTCTAGACAACTTGTTCCATCTTCAGAGTTTGTCATCGTAAAAGAGACACACGACGCCATCATTTCTCTTGAGACATTTAATGCTGTCCAAGACCTAATTATTTCCAGGAAACGAATTAGACCACAACAAAATATTAATTTATTCACGAATATAGCCTTCTGTGTTGATTGTGGTAGAGGACTACACTTTAAGAAGAACAGAAAAGGCTATGTGTGTGGTAATTATAATAAGCATGGAAGTAAGGCCTGTTCAGAGCATTTTATAAAGGAAAAAGAACTTGAAAAAATAATACTTGAAGATATTAGAGGCATAGCAAACAAACTGAATTTAAAAGATGTAAAAGATTCTATTGCTAGGAAAGTAAGAAAAGTAAGTAATAGTACAAAAACGCGCTTAGTTAAAGTTGAAAAAGACATCGCTGATTTAAATAGTGATAAAGTGCGACTTACTAAACTTCTAGCCCAATCCAATATAACAATAGAAGATTATCGCTTAACGATTGATAGTATTGATCAGCAATTAAATACGCTGCTTTCTGAAAAGTACGAGTTAAAAAAATCCAACTCCAAGTCTGAGGATACAACGCCAGCTGATATCGCACAAGTAAAAAAGATGCTAAATCATTTCCTTCAATTCAATGAACTGACAAGAGAAATGTTAAACCGCCTTGTAGATCGAATCGAAATTAAAGAAGACGGATCCCCTAAAATCTTTTATCGATTTTCAAATGAGTTGCGTTAA